One window of the Marinilactibacillus sp. Marseille-P9653 genome contains the following:
- the glmM gene encoding phosphoglucosamine mutase, whose protein sequence is MGKYFGTDGVRGIANAELTPEMAFKLGRYGGYVLAQHTDEKRPRVLVGKDTRVSGRMLEYSLIAGLLSVGAEVLRLGVLTTPGVSYLTRQQGATAGIMISASHNPVQDNGIKFFGADGFKLSDDQEHEIEALIDADEDTLPRPSADGLGTSEEYKEGMLKYIQFLTQTISGDLSGIHVALDGANGAASPLLNRLFADLDTEFDVTGASPDGLNINDGVGSTHPEHLAEFLLEKGADVGLSFDGDGDRLIAVDELGNIVDGDKILYICGKYMHDEGRLKKNTIVSTVMSNIGFYKAIEEHDLESVKTKVGDRYVVEEMLKNGYNLGGEQSGHVVFLDYHTTGDGLLTGVQLLNVMKQTGKKLSELAEEVVTYPQKLVNIPVTDKHNVMDNSAIKTIIEEVEAEMAGNGRVLVRPSGTESLLRVMAEAETEEAVVNYVERIANVVREELGTN, encoded by the coding sequence ATGGGAAAATATTTTGGAACAGATGGAGTAAGAGGAATTGCAAATGCAGAATTAACTCCAGAAATGGCTTTTAAGCTTGGTAGATATGGCGGCTATGTGCTAGCTCAACATACAGATGAAAAAAGACCACGCGTATTAGTCGGAAAAGATACTAGAGTATCTGGACGTATGCTAGAGTACTCATTGATTGCTGGATTACTTTCTGTAGGAGCGGAAGTCTTAAGACTTGGCGTATTGACGACTCCTGGGGTCTCATACTTAACGCGTCAACAAGGCGCAACTGCTGGTATTATGATCTCAGCTTCTCATAATCCAGTTCAAGATAATGGGATCAAGTTCTTTGGAGCAGACGGATTTAAGTTGTCTGACGATCAAGAACATGAAATCGAGGCATTGATTGACGCTGATGAAGATACTCTACCACGCCCAAGCGCAGATGGTTTAGGAACTTCTGAAGAGTACAAAGAAGGTATGCTGAAATATATCCAATTCTTGACACAAACAATCTCTGGCGATCTTTCTGGGATCCACGTTGCACTAGATGGTGCCAACGGAGCAGCTAGTCCCTTATTGAACCGCTTGTTTGCAGACTTGGATACAGAATTTGATGTAACGGGAGCTTCACCTGATGGATTAAACATCAATGACGGTGTCGGAAGTACACACCCAGAACATCTTGCAGAATTCTTACTTGAAAAAGGAGCGGATGTTGGATTATCTTTTGATGGCGATGGTGACCGTTTGATTGCTGTTGATGAATTAGGAAACATCGTAGATGGAGATAAAATTCTCTATATTTGTGGTAAATACATGCATGACGAAGGACGGTTAAAGAAAAACACGATCGTCTCTACAGTTATGAGTAATATTGGTTTTTATAAAGCGATTGAAGAACATGATTTAGAATCTGTCAAAACAAAAGTCGGAGACCGTTATGTAGTAGAAGAAATGCTTAAAAATGGTTACAACTTGGGTGGAGAACAATCAGGACATGTTGTGTTCCTTGATTATCATACAACAGGTGATGGATTACTAACGGGTGTTCAATTACTAAACGTTATGAAACAAACTGGTAAAAAATTGTCTGAATTAGCGGAAGAAGTCGTTACGTATCCACAAAAACTAGTGAATATTCCTGTTACGGACAAACACAATGTAATGGACAATAGTGCAATTAAAACAATTATTGAAGAAGTCGAAGCTGAGATGGCTGGAAATGGACGTGTACTCGTTCGTCCTAGTGGAACAGAATCCTTGCTACGAGTTATGGCAGAAGCAGAGACTGAAGAAGCTGTAGTCAACTATGTAGAACGTATCGCCAACGTTGTACGTGAAGAGCTTGGAACGAACTAA
- a CDS encoding nucleoporin NDC1 yields MMDKETRMLLEIIEHGKKECQLTAFILLLEKSETQVDWSYEVWDTLLSGLKSSDLYEKTGASQLLCYLSISDPECRILHSFQDIWKCTYVPNQDLAENALRATWRMGLAGPEQRSILLQAYEKRFMVLCGSEDKVDQSICWTILENLELLNKQLPDRSTSTLVNQLSNLIVANKSITGTNKLI; encoded by the coding sequence ATGATGGATAAAGAAACTCGTATGTTGTTAGAAATAATTGAACACGGTAAAAAAGAGTGTCAGTTAACGGCGTTTATTTTGCTTTTAGAGAAAAGTGAAACTCAAGTAGACTGGTCTTACGAAGTTTGGGACACATTGCTTTCAGGTTTGAAATCATCCGATCTTTACGAGAAGACAGGTGCAAGTCAGCTCTTATGCTACTTATCCATCAGCGATCCTGAATGCAGAATATTACATAGTTTTCAGGATATTTGGAAGTGTACATATGTGCCCAATCAAGATCTTGCTGAAAATGCCCTACGTGCGACCTGGAGAATGGGGTTAGCGGGTCCAGAACAAAGATCTATTTTACTTCAAGCTTATGAAAAACGGTTTATGGTGTTATGTGGATCTGAAGATAAAGTAGACCAGTCGATTTGTTGGACGATTTTGGAAAACCTCGAACTATTGAATAAACAACTACCAGATAGGTCGACGAGTACTTTAGTAAATCAACTAAGCAATTTAATAGTAGCGAATAAAAGTATCACAGGTACAAATAAATTGATTTGA
- a CDS encoding DUF975 family protein, with protein MLPVGEIRRLARQTLQGRWKDAALLNVIPVLIGLLIVGGSTALFSFFNPDFFGNNLVFGGDPDINATFSLNIREIMSNILTILFATSVSYTLLDMVRYPDYEIDPLKDSLQVFRKGYTLPIIVLYILQSVFTFLWSLLFIIPGVVKAYAYELSYYIYKDATESGHYLSPTDCITRSRELMDGHKGRLFILELSFTGWHFVGAFTLGLGYLFITPYIETSKAIFYEDLLRSR; from the coding sequence ATGTTACCAGTAGGAGAAATCAGAAGGTTGGCCAGACAGACGTTACAAGGTAGATGGAAAGATGCGGCTTTATTAAATGTGATACCAGTATTGATTGGGCTATTAATTGTCGGTGGATCAACTGCATTATTCAGTTTCTTCAATCCAGATTTTTTTGGAAATAACCTGGTATTCGGAGGAGACCCTGATATTAATGCAACTTTCAGTTTGAATATTAGAGAAATCATGTCAAATATTCTAACAATACTATTTGCTACAAGTGTCTCTTATACACTATTAGATATGGTACGTTATCCTGACTACGAAATAGATCCTTTAAAAGATTCGCTACAAGTCTTTAGGAAAGGCTACACACTTCCTATTATTGTATTATATATTCTTCAAAGTGTATTTACTTTTCTATGGTCTCTACTTTTTATTATACCGGGAGTTGTTAAAGCTTACGCTTACGAATTGTCTTATTATATTTATAAAGATGCTACAGAGAGTGGGCACTACCTTTCACCTACGGACTGTATCACACGTAGTAGAGAACTGATGGACGGTCATAAAGGAAGATTGTTTATTTTAGAATTGAGTTTTACTGGATGGCATTTTGTTGGAGCATTCACGTTAGGCTTGGGGTATCTTTTCATCACACCTTATATTGAAACCTCAAAAGCCATTTTCTACGAAGACCTTCTTCGCTCAAGATAA
- a CDS encoding PLP-dependent cysteine synthase family protein: protein MIYQSITELIGQTPMLEIRGYDIPDGSRILAKLEMFNPGGSIKDRLGQKLIEAALQSGEINNKTTIIEPTAGNTGIGLALAALSYGLPTLFVVPEKFSQEKQQLMKALGAEIVHTPTEEGMKGAIKKAKDLKDRHPNAYLPLQFENERNPETYYETLGPELIADLDNHYPDSFVAGAGSGGTFSGVAKYLKEYNPDIRTVVVEPEGSILGGGQPGPHETEGIGMEFIPVFMKKEWIDLVYTISDKEAFLYTEELAKRNGLFVGSSSGAAFAGALKEVKRLPAGSTVVTIFPDSSERYLSKNIYKGVQS from the coding sequence ATGATTTACCAAAGTATAACAGAGTTGATTGGACAAACCCCTATGCTTGAAATAAGAGGATATGATATCCCGGATGGTTCAAGAATTCTAGCAAAACTAGAAATGTTTAATCCCGGTGGAAGTATCAAAGATCGCTTAGGTCAAAAGTTGATAGAAGCAGCGTTGCAGTCTGGCGAAATCAACAACAAAACGACAATCATCGAACCAACTGCCGGAAACACTGGTATTGGACTAGCATTAGCAGCATTGTCTTATGGTTTGCCGACACTATTTGTTGTTCCCGAAAAGTTTAGTCAGGAAAAGCAACAATTGATGAAAGCGTTAGGAGCTGAAATTGTCCATACTCCTACAGAAGAAGGAATGAAAGGGGCTATAAAAAAAGCGAAAGACTTAAAAGATAGACATCCAAATGCTTATCTTCCTTTGCAATTTGAGAACGAACGCAATCCGGAGACCTACTATGAAACGCTTGGGCCGGAGCTGATAGCCGACTTAGACAATCACTATCCAGACTCTTTTGTGGCTGGCGCAGGTAGTGGAGGAACATTCAGTGGTGTCGCCAAATATCTGAAGGAGTACAATCCGGATATTCGGACTGTTGTTGTAGAGCCAGAGGGTTCGATTTTGGGCGGTGGGCAGCCAGGGCCTCATGAAACAGAAGGCATAGGAATGGAGTTCATTCCGGTTTTTATGAAAAAAGAATGGATCGATCTGGTTTACACGATTTCAGATAAAGAAGCTTTTTTATACACAGAAGAATTAGCTAAGCGAAATGGTCTGTTCGTTGGGAGTTCTAGTGGTGCAGCTTTTGCGGGTGCATTAAAAGAAGTGAAGCGATTACCAGCAGGAAGTACAGTCGTAACGATTTTTCCAGACAGTAGTGAGCGATATTTATCAAAAAACATTTATAAAGGAGTTCAATCATAA
- a CDS encoding bifunctional cystathionine gamma-lyase/homocysteine desulfhydrase — translation MRMKTTYIHGGISHDEATGSVNVPIHQTSTYKQEKVGVHKGYEYSRTGNPTRAALEMLIADMEGGVRGFAFASGSAGTHTIFSLFSKGDHIIVGDDVYGGTYRLMDKILKRLGLTFTIVDTSKIELVEKAIQKQTKAIFLETPTNPLLKITDIAAVAKIAKKHQLISIVDNTFATPYHQKPLELGASIVLHSASKYLGGHSDVVAGLVTTNDDKLAEELGFLQNAIGGILGPQDSWIIQRGIKTLAIRMDAHEANAKKIVQYLDKHPQVAKVYYPGLASHPGHEIAKKQTTGFGGMISFELVEGFSAKAFVEKLTLITLAESLGAVESLIEIPALMTHGSIPKEERLKSGIKDELIRLSVGIEDVEDLIEDLDMGFSHVQNQ, via the coding sequence ATGAGAATGAAAACAACGTACATTCACGGTGGTATTAGTCATGACGAGGCGACGGGGTCAGTAAACGTACCCATTCACCAGACATCTACTTATAAGCAAGAAAAAGTAGGCGTTCATAAAGGATACGAATACTCTAGAACGGGGAATCCAACCCGAGCAGCTCTTGAAATGCTTATTGCTGATATGGAAGGTGGGGTTCGTGGATTTGCTTTTGCATCTGGTTCAGCCGGAACACATACGATATTTTCACTTTTTTCAAAAGGAGATCATATCATTGTTGGAGACGATGTCTACGGGGGAACGTATCGACTGATGGATAAAATTCTGAAAAGATTAGGATTAACGTTCACCATTGTTGATACGAGCAAGATTGAATTGGTAGAAAAAGCCATCCAAAAACAGACTAAGGCGATTTTTCTAGAAACACCAACCAATCCATTGTTAAAAATAACTGATATTGCAGCAGTTGCGAAAATTGCGAAAAAACATCAGTTGATCTCAATTGTAGACAATACCTTTGCGACACCTTATCATCAAAAACCACTGGAACTTGGTGCTTCTATTGTGCTACATAGCGCATCCAAATATTTAGGAGGACACAGTGATGTCGTAGCCGGACTGGTCACGACGAATGATGATAAATTAGCCGAAGAACTCGGATTTCTCCAAAATGCAATCGGCGGTATACTAGGACCACAAGATAGTTGGATCATTCAAAGAGGGATTAAAACTCTAGCTATTAGGATGGATGCACATGAAGCAAACGCCAAGAAAATTGTGCAGTATCTAGATAAACATCCTCAAGTAGCGAAAGTTTACTACCCCGGACTCGCTTCCCATCCAGGTCATGAAATTGCTAAAAAACAGACAACTGGCTTCGGTGGAATGATTTCATTTGAATTAGTTGAAGGATTTTCTGCTAAGGCATTCGTTGAGAAGTTAACATTGATTACTCTGGCAGAAAGCTTAGGGGCTGTAGAGAGTTTGATCGAGATTCCGGCATTGATGACACATGGTTCGATTCCAAAAGAAGAAAGATTGAAATCTGGTATTAAAGATGAATTAATTAGATTGTCTGTCGGAATCGAAGATGTAGAAGATTTAATTGAAGACTTAGATATGGGCTTTTCTCATGTTCAAAATCAGTAG
- the epsC gene encoding serine O-acetyltransferase EpsC — protein MESFKELIQTYKRQDPAARTHLEVFLTYPGLWATIYYRIAHFLFKKNLKLLARIVSTFARFLTGIEIHPGAVIGKRLFIDHGMGIVIGETAEIGDDVQMFHGVTLGGRGNETGKRHPTIGHHVLLSAHVQVIGNVTIGDYTKIGASAVVLKDIPTGVTAVGIPAQIVKRAPIISSEIREEEKSG, from the coding sequence ATGGAGTCCTTTAAAGAATTGATTCAAACATATAAGAGACAAGATCCAGCTGCGAGAACTCATCTTGAAGTCTTCTTAACGTATCCAGGACTATGGGCAACCATTTATTATAGAATCGCTCACTTTCTGTTCAAAAAGAATCTGAAGTTACTTGCCAGAATCGTCTCAACATTCGCTCGATTTCTAACAGGAATAGAGATCCATCCAGGTGCGGTTATTGGTAAACGATTATTTATTGACCATGGAATGGGTATCGTCATTGGAGAAACAGCAGAAATCGGAGACGACGTACAGATGTTTCATGGCGTAACACTCGGTGGTCGTGGAAACGAAACAGGAAAAAGGCATCCGACGATTGGCCATCATGTTCTTTTATCGGCTCACGTACAAGTGATTGGGAATGTAACGATTGGAGATTACACCAAGATTGGTGCTAGTGCGGTTGTCTTGAAAGATATTCCTACTGGGGTTACAGCTGTCGGGATACCTGCTCAAATTGTCAAAAGAGCACCTATCATCAGTAGTGAAATAAGAGAGGAAGAGAAAAGTGGGTAG